From a single Nostoc edaphicum CCNP1411 genomic region:
- a CDS encoding serine/threonine-protein kinase: MICCLNSDCHNPPNSDRTMFCFNCGTGLVVLRNRYRPIKSLGAGGFGKTYLAEDIDKLNQKCVIKQFAPQVQGTGALQKATELFEQEARRLEQLGEHPQIPTLLAYFEQEKRLYLVQQFIDGQNLLAELQQQGMFNEQKVRELLLDLLDILKTVHHHKVIHRDIKPENIIRRGDGKLVLIDLGASKQLTATVITQIGTTIGSFGYAPLEQMQGGEAYPASDLYSVGATCFHLLSGIHPWELWQRQGYGWVTNWRQYLQQPVSQELGQILDKLLKEEYQQRYQSAAEVLQALNSQPIPVTQPLTPPITPSPRQKNSIPIYLFVIPLIVLIGGGTVYLLGLTNPIRIEQKSAVAYYKEGLEKYNNKDFRGAIEDYTQAIKINPNYVDAYINRGLAHDDLGDKQAAIEDYNQAIKINPNYALAYYNLGVARSALGDKQAAIEDYNQAIKINPNYANAYYNRGIAHDDLGDKQAAIEDYNQAIKINPNYALAYINRGVTRSALGDKQAAIEDYNQAIRNNPNYALAYYNRGVAHDDLGDKQAAIEDYNQAIKINPNYALAYYNLGVVRYELGDKQAAIEDYNQAIKNDPNYANAYYNLGLAHSTLGEKQAAIEYFRKSADLYKQQGKESDYESALKRITQLEK; this comes from the coding sequence ATGATCTGCTGCCTTAATTCAGATTGCCACAATCCGCCCAATAGCGATCGCACAATGTTTTGCTTCAACTGCGGTACAGGATTGGTAGTGCTGAGAAACCGCTATCGCCCGATTAAATCATTAGGTGCTGGGGGATTTGGTAAAACTTATTTGGCAGAAGATATAGACAAATTGAATCAAAAATGTGTCATTAAACAATTTGCACCACAAGTGCAAGGAACTGGCGCACTGCAAAAAGCCACAGAATTATTTGAACAAGAAGCAAGGCGACTCGAACAATTAGGCGAACATCCGCAAATTCCCACACTATTGGCGTATTTTGAGCAAGAGAAGCGTCTGTATTTAGTGCAGCAATTTATCGATGGGCAGAATTTATTGGCTGAATTACAACAGCAGGGAATGTTCAACGAGCAAAAAGTCAGAGAATTATTGCTCGATTTGTTAGATATTCTCAAAACAGTTCATCACCACAAAGTTATTCACCGCGATATCAAGCCAGAGAATATTATTCGTCGTGGTGATGGCAAGTTGGTACTAATTGACTTGGGTGCATCCAAGCAACTGACAGCAACAGTGATAACGCAAATAGGAACAACCATTGGTTCCTTTGGTTATGCGCCACTGGAACAAATGCAAGGAGGTGAAGCTTACCCAGCCAGTGATTTATATAGTGTTGGTGCAACTTGCTTTCACCTGTTGAGTGGAATTCACCCTTGGGAACTTTGGCAACGACAAGGTTATGGTTGGGTTACTAATTGGCGACAATATTTGCAGCAACCAGTAAGTCAAGAATTAGGGCAAATCCTGGATAAGTTGTTGAAAGAAGAATACCAGCAGCGTTATCAGTCGGCGGCGGAAGTTTTACAAGCGTTAAATTCACAGCCAATACCAGTAACTCAGCCTCTTACACCTCCAATTACTCCATCACCCCGCCAAAAAAATTCTATTCCGATATATCTTTTTGTTATTCCATTAATTGTATTGATAGGTGGTGGTACTGTTTATTTGCTAGGGCTGACAAATCCAATAAGAATAGAACAGAAAAGTGCTGTTGCTTACTATAAAGAAGGATTAGAAAAATACAACAACAAAGATTTTCGCGGTGCAATTGAAGACTACACTCAAGCCATCAAAATTAATCCCAACTATGTAGATGCTTACATAAACCGGGGTTTAGCTCACGATGATTTAGGAGATAAGCAAGCAGCAATTGAAGATTACAACCAAGCCATCAAAATTAATCCTAACTATGCACTAGCTTATTACAATCTGGGTGTAGCTCGGTCTGCTTTAGGGGATAAACAAGCAGCAATTGAAGATTACAACCAAGCCATCAAAATTAATCCCAACTATGCAAATGCTTACTACAATAGAGGTATAGCTCACGATGATTTAGGAGATAAACAAGCAGCAATTGAAGATTACAACCAAGCCATCAAAATTAATCCTAACTATGCATTAGCTTACATTAACCGGGGTGTAACTCGCTCTGCTTTAGGAGATAAGCAAGCAGCAATTGAAGATTATAACCAAGCCATCAGAAATAATCCCAACTATGCACTAGCTTACTACAATCGGGGTGTAGCTCACGATGATTTAGGAGATAAGCAAGCAGCAATTGAAGATTACAACCAAGCCATAAAAATTAATCCCAACTATGCACTAGCTTATTACAATCTGGGTGTAGTTCGCTATGAATTAGGAGATAAGCAAGCAGCGATTGAAGATTACAACCAAGCCATCAAAAATGATCCTAACTATGCAAATGCTTACTACAACCTGGGTTTAGCTCACTCTACTTTAGGAGAAAAGCAAGCAGCAATTGAATATTTTCGTAAATCTGCCGATTTGTATAAACAACAAGGAAAAGAAAGTGACTATGAATCTGCTCTAAAACGCATTACACAGCTTGAGAAATAA
- a CDS encoding ribulose bisphosphate carboxylase small subunit translates to MGYYIAPRFLDKLAVHITKNFLKLPGVRVPVILGIHGRKGEGKTFQCQLVFEKMGIEVTHVSGGELESPDAGDPARLIRLRYRETAELIKVRGKMCVLMINDLDAGAGRFDEGTQYTVNTQLVNATLMNIADNPTDVQLPGSYDSTPLHRVPIIVTGNDFSTLYAPLIRDGRMEKFYWEPDRDDKVGIVKGIFEPDGLSQKEVEQLVDTFINQSIDFFSALRSRIYDEQIRHYIHKVGFEQVSLNVVNSTQGPPEFKKPDFRLSHLIESGNFLVGEQKRVENSHLVDDYNRLNRGGNYNQSAPPAAVTPISQPSNRATQEVKTNGFQKQQASSPHLTLETQEQIRQLLSQGYKISIEHVDERRFRTGSWQSCVNSHIDAESDAISNLESTLTEYSGEYVRLVGIDPKAKRRVVETIIQRPNGKN, encoded by the coding sequence ATGGGTTACTACATCGCTCCCCGCTTTTTGGACAAACTTGCTGTCCACATCACTAAAAATTTCCTGAAACTTCCTGGCGTGCGAGTTCCCGTGATTTTGGGTATTCATGGACGCAAAGGTGAAGGCAAAACATTTCAATGTCAATTAGTCTTCGAGAAAATGGGTATTGAAGTAACTCATGTGTCTGGCGGCGAATTGGAAAGTCCAGATGCAGGAGATCCAGCGCGGTTGATTCGGCTGCGCTATCGGGAAACAGCGGAACTGATCAAAGTACGCGGCAAAATGTGTGTACTGATGATTAACGATTTAGATGCTGGTGCTGGACGTTTTGATGAAGGTACTCAATATACCGTCAATACGCAGTTGGTAAATGCCACACTGATGAATATTGCTGATAATCCCACAGATGTGCAGTTGCCGGGAAGTTATGATTCCACACCTTTGCATCGTGTGCCGATTATTGTCACAGGTAATGATTTTTCTACCCTCTATGCACCGTTAATTCGGGATGGACGGATGGAGAAATTCTACTGGGAACCAGATAGAGACGACAAGGTGGGAATTGTCAAGGGGATTTTTGAACCGGATGGACTGTCACAAAAAGAAGTTGAACAGCTAGTTGATACTTTTATCAATCAGTCCATTGACTTTTTTAGCGCTTTGCGATCGCGCATTTATGACGAACAAATCCGCCACTACATTCATAAGGTAGGTTTTGAGCAGGTATCCTTGAATGTGGTTAACAGCACTCAAGGGCCACCAGAATTTAAAAAGCCAGATTTCAGGCTGTCTCATTTAATCGAGTCTGGTAACTTCCTGGTTGGTGAACAAAAACGGGTGGAAAATTCCCACTTGGTTGATGATTACAACCGACTAAATCGAGGTGGTAATTATAATCAATCTGCACCACCTGCTGCTGTAACACCAATTAGTCAACCGTCAAATCGTGCAACTCAAGAAGTAAAAACTAATGGATTCCAGAAACAGCAAGCGTCAAGTCCACATTTGACTCTAGAGACACAAGAACAGATTCGGCAATTATTATCTCAAGGTTACAAAATTAGTATTGAACACGTAGATGAGCGCCGTTTTCGCACAGGTTCTTGGCAAAGTTGTGTTAATAGCCACATTGATGCTGAGTCTGATGCAATCTCAAATTTGGAATCAACTCTCACAGAATATAGCGGTGAATATGTGCGTTTGGTAGGGATTGATCCAAAGGCGAAGCGGCGCGTGGTGGAGACGATTATTCAGCGTCCAAATGGGAAAAATTAG